The following are encoded together in the Chlorocebus sabaeus isolate Y175 chromosome 12, mChlSab1.0.hap1, whole genome shotgun sequence genome:
- the VLDLR gene encoding very low-density lipoprotein receptor isoform X2, with protein sequence MGTSARWALWLLLALCWAPWESGATGTGRKAKCEPSQFQCTNGRCITLLWKCDGDEDCVDGSDEKNCVKKTCAESDFVCNNGQCVPSRWKCDGDPDCEDGSDESPEQCHMRTCRINEISCGAHSTQCIPVSWRCDGENDCDSGEDEENCGNITCSPSEFTCSSGRCISRNFVCNGQDDCSDGSDELDCAPPTCGVHEFQCSTSSCIPISWVCDDDADCSDQSDESLEQCGRQPVIHTKCPASEIQCGSGECIHKKWRCDGDPDCKDGSDEVNCPSRTCRPDQFECEDGSCIHGSRQCNGIRDCVDGSDEVNCKNVNQCLGPGKFKCRSGECIDISKVCNQEQDCRDWSDEPLKECHINECLVNNGGCSHICKDLVIGYECDCAAGFELIDRKTCGDIDECQNPGICSQICINLKGGYKCECSRGYQMDLATGVCKAVGKEPSLIFTNRRDIRKIGLERKEYIQLVEQLRNTVALDADIAAQKLFWADLSQKAIFSASIDDKVGRHVKMIDNVYNPAAIAVDWVYKTIYWTDAASKTISVATLDGTKRKFLFNSDLREPASIAVDPLSGFVYWSDWGEPAKIEKAGMNGFDRRPLVTVDIQWPNGITLDLIKSRLYWLDSKLHMLSSVDLNGQDRRIVLKSLEFLAHPLALTIFEDHVYWIDGENEAVYGANKFTGSELATLVNNLNDAQDIIVYHELVQPSGKNWCEEDMENGGCEYLCLPAPQINDHSPKYTCSCPNGFNLEENGRDCQRINVTTAVSEVSVPPKGTSAAWAILPLLLLVMAAVGGYLMWRNWQHKNMKSMNFDNPVYLKTTEEDLSIDIGRHSASVGHTYPAISVVSTDDDLA encoded by the exons TAAAGAAGACGTGTGCTGAATCTGACTTCGTGTGCAACAATGGCCAGTGTGTTCCCAGCCGATGGAAGTGTGATGGAGATCCTGACTGTGAAGATGGTTCAGATGAAAGCCCAGAACAGTGCC ATATGAGAACATGCCGCATAAATGAAATCAGCTGTGGCGCCCATTCTACTCAGTGTATCCCAGTGTCCTGGAGATGTGATGGTGAAAATGATTGTGACAGTGGAGAAGATGAAGAAAACTGTG GCAATATAACATGTAGCCCCAGTGAGTTCACCTGCTCCAGTGGCCGCTGCATCTCCAGGAACTTTGTATGCAATGGCCAGGATGACTGCAGCGATGGCAGTGATGAGCTGGACTGTGCCCCGCCAACCTGTGGCGTCCATGAGTTCCAGTGCAGCACCTCCTCCTGCATCCCCATCAGCTGGGTATGTGATGATGATGCAGACTGCTCCGACCAATCTGATGAGTCCCTGGAGCAGTGTGGCCGCCAGCCAGTTATACACACCAAGTGTCCAGCCAGCGAAATCCAGTGCGGCTCTGGCGAGTGCATCCATAAGAAGTGGCGATGTGACGGGGACCCTGACTGCAAGGACGGCAGTGATGAGGTCAACTGTC CCTCTCGAACTTGCCGACCTGACCAATTTGAGTGTGAGGATGGCAGCTGCATCCATGGCAGCAGGCAGTGTAATGGCATCCGAGACTGTGTCGATGGTTCCGATGAAGTCAACTGCAAAAATG TCAATCAGTGCTTGGGCCCTGGAAAATTCAAATGCAGAAGTGGAGAATGCATAGATATCAGCAAAGTATGTAACCAGGAGCAGGACTGCAGGGACTGGAGTGATGAGCCCCTGAAAGAATGTC ATATAAACGAATGCTTGGTAAATAATGGCGGATGTTCCCATATCTGCAAAGACCTAGTTATAGGCTACGAGTGTGACTGTGCAGCTGGGTTTGAACTGATAGATAGGAAAACCTGTGGAG ATATTGATGAATGCCAAAATCCAGGAATCTGCAGTCAAATTTGTATCAACTTAAAAGGCGGTTACAAGTGTGAATGTAGTCGTGGCTATCAAATGGATCTTGCCACTGGCGTGTGCAAGGCAGTAG GCAAAGAGCCAAGTCTGATCTTCACTAATCGAAGAGACATCAGGAAGATTGGCTTAGAGAGGAAAGAATATATCCAACTAGTTGAACAGCTAAGAAACACTGTGGCTCTTGATGCTGACATTGCTGCTCAGAAACTATTCTGGGCTGATCTAAGCCAAAAGGCTATCTTCAG TGCCTCAATTGATGACAAGGTTGGTAGACATGTTAAAATGATCGACAATGTCTATAATCCTGCAGCCATTGCTGTTGATTGGGTGTACAAGACCATCTACTGGACTGATGCGGCTTCTAAGACTATTTCAGTAGCTACCCTAGATGGAACCAAGAGGAAGTTCCTGTTTAACTCTGATTTGCGAGAGCCTGCCTCCATAGCTGTGGACCCACTGTCTGG CTTTGTTTACTGGTCAGACTGGGGTGAACCAgctaaaatagaaaaagcagGAATGAATGGATTTGATAGACGTCCACTGGTGACAGTGGATATCCAGTGGCCTAACGGAATTACACTTG ACCTTATAAAAAGCCGCCTCTATTGGCTTGATTCTAAGTTGCACATGTTATCCAGCGTGGACTTGAATGGCCAAGATCGTAGGATAGTACTAAAGTCTCTGGAGTTCCTAGCTCACCCTCTTGCACTAACAATATTTGAG GATCATGTCTACTGGATAGATGGGGAAAACGAAGCAGTCTATGGTGCCAATAAATTCACTGGATCAGAGCTAGCCACTCTAGTCAACAACCTTAATGATGCCCAAGACATCATTGTCTATCATGAACTTGTACAGCCATCAG GTAAAAACTGGTGTGAAGAAGACATGGAGAATGGAGGATGTGAATACTTATGCCTGCCAGCACCACAGATTAATGATCACTCTCCAAAATATACCTGTTCCTGCCCCAATGGGTTCAATCTAGAGGAAAATGGCCGAGACTGCCAAA GGATCAATGTGACCACAGCAGTATCAGAGGTCAGTGTTCCCCCAAAAGGGACTTCTGCTGCATGGGCCATTCTTCCTCTCT TGCTCTTAGTGATGGCAGCAGTAGGTGGCTACTTGATGTGGCGGAATTGGCAACACAAGAACATGAAAAGCATGAACTTTGACAATCCTGTGTACTTGAAAACCACTGAAGAGGACCTCTCCATAGACATTGGTAGACACAGTGCTTCTGTTGGACACACATACCCAGCA ATATCAGTTGTAAGCACAGATGATGATCTAGCTTGA
- the VLDLR gene encoding very low-density lipoprotein receptor isoform X3: MGTSARWALWLLLALCWAPWESGATGTGRKAKCEPSQFQCTNGRCITLLWKCDGDEDCVDGSDEKNCVKKTCAESDFVCNNGQCVPSRWKCDGDPDCEDGSDESPEQCRNITCSPSEFTCSSGRCISRNFVCNGQDDCSDGSDELDCAPPTCGVHEFQCSTSSCIPISWVCDDDADCSDQSDESLEQCGRQPVIHTKCPASEIQCGSGECIHKKWRCDGDPDCKDGSDEVNCPSRTCRPDQFECEDGSCIHGSRQCNGIRDCVDGSDEVNCKNVNQCLGPGKFKCRSGECIDISKVCNQEQDCRDWSDEPLKECHINECLVNNGGCSHICKDLVIGYECDCAAGFELIDRKTCGDIDECQNPGICSQICINLKGGYKCECSRGYQMDLATGVCKAVGKEPSLIFTNRRDIRKIGLERKEYIQLVEQLRNTVALDADIAAQKLFWADLSQKAIFSASIDDKVGRHVKMIDNVYNPAAIAVDWVYKTIYWTDAASKTISVATLDGTKRKFLFNSDLREPASIAVDPLSGFVYWSDWGEPAKIEKAGMNGFDRRPLVTVDIQWPNGITLDLIKSRLYWLDSKLHMLSSVDLNGQDRRIVLKSLEFLAHPLALTIFEDHVYWIDGENEAVYGANKFTGSELATLVNNLNDAQDIIVYHELVQPSGKNWCEEDMENGGCEYLCLPAPQINDHSPKYTCSCPNGFNLEENGRDCQSTATTVTYSETKDTNTTEISPTSGLVPGGINVTTAVSEVSVPPKGTSAAWAILPLLLLVMAAVGGYLMWRNWQHKNMKSMNFDNPVYLKTTEEDLSIDIGRHSASVGHTYPAISVVSTDDDLA; this comes from the exons TAAAGAAGACGTGTGCTGAATCTGACTTCGTGTGCAACAATGGCCAGTGTGTTCCCAGCCGATGGAAGTGTGATGGAGATCCTGACTGTGAAGATGGTTCAGATGAAAGCCCAGAACAGTGCC GCAATATAACATGTAGCCCCAGTGAGTTCACCTGCTCCAGTGGCCGCTGCATCTCCAGGAACTTTGTATGCAATGGCCAGGATGACTGCAGCGATGGCAGTGATGAGCTGGACTGTGCCCCGCCAACCTGTGGCGTCCATGAGTTCCAGTGCAGCACCTCCTCCTGCATCCCCATCAGCTGGGTATGTGATGATGATGCAGACTGCTCCGACCAATCTGATGAGTCCCTGGAGCAGTGTGGCCGCCAGCCAGTTATACACACCAAGTGTCCAGCCAGCGAAATCCAGTGCGGCTCTGGCGAGTGCATCCATAAGAAGTGGCGATGTGACGGGGACCCTGACTGCAAGGACGGCAGTGATGAGGTCAACTGTC CCTCTCGAACTTGCCGACCTGACCAATTTGAGTGTGAGGATGGCAGCTGCATCCATGGCAGCAGGCAGTGTAATGGCATCCGAGACTGTGTCGATGGTTCCGATGAAGTCAACTGCAAAAATG TCAATCAGTGCTTGGGCCCTGGAAAATTCAAATGCAGAAGTGGAGAATGCATAGATATCAGCAAAGTATGTAACCAGGAGCAGGACTGCAGGGACTGGAGTGATGAGCCCCTGAAAGAATGTC ATATAAACGAATGCTTGGTAAATAATGGCGGATGTTCCCATATCTGCAAAGACCTAGTTATAGGCTACGAGTGTGACTGTGCAGCTGGGTTTGAACTGATAGATAGGAAAACCTGTGGAG ATATTGATGAATGCCAAAATCCAGGAATCTGCAGTCAAATTTGTATCAACTTAAAAGGCGGTTACAAGTGTGAATGTAGTCGTGGCTATCAAATGGATCTTGCCACTGGCGTGTGCAAGGCAGTAG GCAAAGAGCCAAGTCTGATCTTCACTAATCGAAGAGACATCAGGAAGATTGGCTTAGAGAGGAAAGAATATATCCAACTAGTTGAACAGCTAAGAAACACTGTGGCTCTTGATGCTGACATTGCTGCTCAGAAACTATTCTGGGCTGATCTAAGCCAAAAGGCTATCTTCAG TGCCTCAATTGATGACAAGGTTGGTAGACATGTTAAAATGATCGACAATGTCTATAATCCTGCAGCCATTGCTGTTGATTGGGTGTACAAGACCATCTACTGGACTGATGCGGCTTCTAAGACTATTTCAGTAGCTACCCTAGATGGAACCAAGAGGAAGTTCCTGTTTAACTCTGATTTGCGAGAGCCTGCCTCCATAGCTGTGGACCCACTGTCTGG CTTTGTTTACTGGTCAGACTGGGGTGAACCAgctaaaatagaaaaagcagGAATGAATGGATTTGATAGACGTCCACTGGTGACAGTGGATATCCAGTGGCCTAACGGAATTACACTTG ACCTTATAAAAAGCCGCCTCTATTGGCTTGATTCTAAGTTGCACATGTTATCCAGCGTGGACTTGAATGGCCAAGATCGTAGGATAGTACTAAAGTCTCTGGAGTTCCTAGCTCACCCTCTTGCACTAACAATATTTGAG GATCATGTCTACTGGATAGATGGGGAAAACGAAGCAGTCTATGGTGCCAATAAATTCACTGGATCAGAGCTAGCCACTCTAGTCAACAACCTTAATGATGCCCAAGACATCATTGTCTATCATGAACTTGTACAGCCATCAG GTAAAAACTGGTGTGAAGAAGACATGGAGAATGGAGGATGTGAATACTTATGCCTGCCAGCACCACAGATTAATGATCACTCTCCAAAATATACCTGTTCCTGCCCCAATGGGTTCAATCTAGAGGAAAATGGCCGAGACTGCCAAA GTACTGCAACTACTGTGACTTACAGTGAAACAAAAGATACGAACACAACAGAAATTTCACCAACTAGTGGACTAGTTCCTGGAG GGATCAATGTGACCACAGCAGTATCAGAGGTCAGTGTTCCCCCAAAAGGGACTTCTGCTGCATGGGCCATTCTTCCTCTCT TGCTCTTAGTGATGGCAGCAGTAGGTGGCTACTTGATGTGGCGGAATTGGCAACACAAGAACATGAAAAGCATGAACTTTGACAATCCTGTGTACTTGAAAACCACTGAAGAGGACCTCTCCATAGACATTGGTAGACACAGTGCTTCTGTTGGACACACATACCCAGCA ATATCAGTTGTAAGCACAGATGATGATCTAGCTTGA
- the VLDLR gene encoding very low-density lipoprotein receptor isoform X1: MGTSARWALWLLLALCWAPWESGATGTGRKAKCEPSQFQCTNGRCITLLWKCDGDEDCVDGSDEKNCVKKTCAESDFVCNNGQCVPSRWKCDGDPDCEDGSDESPEQCHMRTCRINEISCGAHSTQCIPVSWRCDGENDCDSGEDEENCGNITCSPSEFTCSSGRCISRNFVCNGQDDCSDGSDELDCAPPTCGVHEFQCSTSSCIPISWVCDDDADCSDQSDESLEQCGRQPVIHTKCPASEIQCGSGECIHKKWRCDGDPDCKDGSDEVNCPSRTCRPDQFECEDGSCIHGSRQCNGIRDCVDGSDEVNCKNVNQCLGPGKFKCRSGECIDISKVCNQEQDCRDWSDEPLKECHINECLVNNGGCSHICKDLVIGYECDCAAGFELIDRKTCGDIDECQNPGICSQICINLKGGYKCECSRGYQMDLATGVCKAVGKEPSLIFTNRRDIRKIGLERKEYIQLVEQLRNTVALDADIAAQKLFWADLSQKAIFSASIDDKVGRHVKMIDNVYNPAAIAVDWVYKTIYWTDAASKTISVATLDGTKRKFLFNSDLREPASIAVDPLSGFVYWSDWGEPAKIEKAGMNGFDRRPLVTVDIQWPNGITLDLIKSRLYWLDSKLHMLSSVDLNGQDRRIVLKSLEFLAHPLALTIFEDHVYWIDGENEAVYGANKFTGSELATLVNNLNDAQDIIVYHELVQPSGKNWCEEDMENGGCEYLCLPAPQINDHSPKYTCSCPNGFNLEENGRDCQSTATTVTYSETKDTNTTEISPTSGLVPGGINVTTAVSEVSVPPKGTSAAWAILPLLLLVMAAVGGYLMWRNWQHKNMKSMNFDNPVYLKTTEEDLSIDIGRHSASVGHTYPAISVVSTDDDLA, encoded by the exons TAAAGAAGACGTGTGCTGAATCTGACTTCGTGTGCAACAATGGCCAGTGTGTTCCCAGCCGATGGAAGTGTGATGGAGATCCTGACTGTGAAGATGGTTCAGATGAAAGCCCAGAACAGTGCC ATATGAGAACATGCCGCATAAATGAAATCAGCTGTGGCGCCCATTCTACTCAGTGTATCCCAGTGTCCTGGAGATGTGATGGTGAAAATGATTGTGACAGTGGAGAAGATGAAGAAAACTGTG GCAATATAACATGTAGCCCCAGTGAGTTCACCTGCTCCAGTGGCCGCTGCATCTCCAGGAACTTTGTATGCAATGGCCAGGATGACTGCAGCGATGGCAGTGATGAGCTGGACTGTGCCCCGCCAACCTGTGGCGTCCATGAGTTCCAGTGCAGCACCTCCTCCTGCATCCCCATCAGCTGGGTATGTGATGATGATGCAGACTGCTCCGACCAATCTGATGAGTCCCTGGAGCAGTGTGGCCGCCAGCCAGTTATACACACCAAGTGTCCAGCCAGCGAAATCCAGTGCGGCTCTGGCGAGTGCATCCATAAGAAGTGGCGATGTGACGGGGACCCTGACTGCAAGGACGGCAGTGATGAGGTCAACTGTC CCTCTCGAACTTGCCGACCTGACCAATTTGAGTGTGAGGATGGCAGCTGCATCCATGGCAGCAGGCAGTGTAATGGCATCCGAGACTGTGTCGATGGTTCCGATGAAGTCAACTGCAAAAATG TCAATCAGTGCTTGGGCCCTGGAAAATTCAAATGCAGAAGTGGAGAATGCATAGATATCAGCAAAGTATGTAACCAGGAGCAGGACTGCAGGGACTGGAGTGATGAGCCCCTGAAAGAATGTC ATATAAACGAATGCTTGGTAAATAATGGCGGATGTTCCCATATCTGCAAAGACCTAGTTATAGGCTACGAGTGTGACTGTGCAGCTGGGTTTGAACTGATAGATAGGAAAACCTGTGGAG ATATTGATGAATGCCAAAATCCAGGAATCTGCAGTCAAATTTGTATCAACTTAAAAGGCGGTTACAAGTGTGAATGTAGTCGTGGCTATCAAATGGATCTTGCCACTGGCGTGTGCAAGGCAGTAG GCAAAGAGCCAAGTCTGATCTTCACTAATCGAAGAGACATCAGGAAGATTGGCTTAGAGAGGAAAGAATATATCCAACTAGTTGAACAGCTAAGAAACACTGTGGCTCTTGATGCTGACATTGCTGCTCAGAAACTATTCTGGGCTGATCTAAGCCAAAAGGCTATCTTCAG TGCCTCAATTGATGACAAGGTTGGTAGACATGTTAAAATGATCGACAATGTCTATAATCCTGCAGCCATTGCTGTTGATTGGGTGTACAAGACCATCTACTGGACTGATGCGGCTTCTAAGACTATTTCAGTAGCTACCCTAGATGGAACCAAGAGGAAGTTCCTGTTTAACTCTGATTTGCGAGAGCCTGCCTCCATAGCTGTGGACCCACTGTCTGG CTTTGTTTACTGGTCAGACTGGGGTGAACCAgctaaaatagaaaaagcagGAATGAATGGATTTGATAGACGTCCACTGGTGACAGTGGATATCCAGTGGCCTAACGGAATTACACTTG ACCTTATAAAAAGCCGCCTCTATTGGCTTGATTCTAAGTTGCACATGTTATCCAGCGTGGACTTGAATGGCCAAGATCGTAGGATAGTACTAAAGTCTCTGGAGTTCCTAGCTCACCCTCTTGCACTAACAATATTTGAG GATCATGTCTACTGGATAGATGGGGAAAACGAAGCAGTCTATGGTGCCAATAAATTCACTGGATCAGAGCTAGCCACTCTAGTCAACAACCTTAATGATGCCCAAGACATCATTGTCTATCATGAACTTGTACAGCCATCAG GTAAAAACTGGTGTGAAGAAGACATGGAGAATGGAGGATGTGAATACTTATGCCTGCCAGCACCACAGATTAATGATCACTCTCCAAAATATACCTGTTCCTGCCCCAATGGGTTCAATCTAGAGGAAAATGGCCGAGACTGCCAAA GTACTGCAACTACTGTGACTTACAGTGAAACAAAAGATACGAACACAACAGAAATTTCACCAACTAGTGGACTAGTTCCTGGAG GGATCAATGTGACCACAGCAGTATCAGAGGTCAGTGTTCCCCCAAAAGGGACTTCTGCTGCATGGGCCATTCTTCCTCTCT TGCTCTTAGTGATGGCAGCAGTAGGTGGCTACTTGATGTGGCGGAATTGGCAACACAAGAACATGAAAAGCATGAACTTTGACAATCCTGTGTACTTGAAAACCACTGAAGAGGACCTCTCCATAGACATTGGTAGACACAGTGCTTCTGTTGGACACACATACCCAGCA ATATCAGTTGTAAGCACAGATGATGATCTAGCTTGA
- the VLDLR gene encoding very low-density lipoprotein receptor isoform X4 has product MGTSARWALWLLLALCWAPWESGATGTGRKAKCEPSQFQCTNGRCITLLWKCDGDEDCVDGSDEKNCVKKTCAESDFVCNNGQCVPSRWKCDGDPDCEDGSDESPEQCRNITCSPSEFTCSSGRCISRNFVCNGQDDCSDGSDELDCAPPTCGVHEFQCSTSSCIPISWVCDDDADCSDQSDESLEQCGRQPVIHTKCPASEIQCGSGECIHKKWRCDGDPDCKDGSDEVNCPSRTCRPDQFECEDGSCIHGSRQCNGIRDCVDGSDEVNCKNVNQCLGPGKFKCRSGECIDISKVCNQEQDCRDWSDEPLKECHINECLVNNGGCSHICKDLVIGYECDCAAGFELIDRKTCGDIDECQNPGICSQICINLKGGYKCECSRGYQMDLATGVCKAVGKEPSLIFTNRRDIRKIGLERKEYIQLVEQLRNTVALDADIAAQKLFWADLSQKAIFSASIDDKVGRHVKMIDNVYNPAAIAVDWVYKTIYWTDAASKTISVATLDGTKRKFLFNSDLREPASIAVDPLSGFVYWSDWGEPAKIEKAGMNGFDRRPLVTVDIQWPNGITLDLIKSRLYWLDSKLHMLSSVDLNGQDRRIVLKSLEFLAHPLALTIFEDHVYWIDGENEAVYGANKFTGSELATLVNNLNDAQDIIVYHELVQPSGKNWCEEDMENGGCEYLCLPAPQINDHSPKYTCSCPNGFNLEENGRDCQRINVTTAVSEVSVPPKGTSAAWAILPLLLLVMAAVGGYLMWRNWQHKNMKSMNFDNPVYLKTTEEDLSIDIGRHSASVGHTYPAISVVSTDDDLA; this is encoded by the exons TAAAGAAGACGTGTGCTGAATCTGACTTCGTGTGCAACAATGGCCAGTGTGTTCCCAGCCGATGGAAGTGTGATGGAGATCCTGACTGTGAAGATGGTTCAGATGAAAGCCCAGAACAGTGCC GCAATATAACATGTAGCCCCAGTGAGTTCACCTGCTCCAGTGGCCGCTGCATCTCCAGGAACTTTGTATGCAATGGCCAGGATGACTGCAGCGATGGCAGTGATGAGCTGGACTGTGCCCCGCCAACCTGTGGCGTCCATGAGTTCCAGTGCAGCACCTCCTCCTGCATCCCCATCAGCTGGGTATGTGATGATGATGCAGACTGCTCCGACCAATCTGATGAGTCCCTGGAGCAGTGTGGCCGCCAGCCAGTTATACACACCAAGTGTCCAGCCAGCGAAATCCAGTGCGGCTCTGGCGAGTGCATCCATAAGAAGTGGCGATGTGACGGGGACCCTGACTGCAAGGACGGCAGTGATGAGGTCAACTGTC CCTCTCGAACTTGCCGACCTGACCAATTTGAGTGTGAGGATGGCAGCTGCATCCATGGCAGCAGGCAGTGTAATGGCATCCGAGACTGTGTCGATGGTTCCGATGAAGTCAACTGCAAAAATG TCAATCAGTGCTTGGGCCCTGGAAAATTCAAATGCAGAAGTGGAGAATGCATAGATATCAGCAAAGTATGTAACCAGGAGCAGGACTGCAGGGACTGGAGTGATGAGCCCCTGAAAGAATGTC ATATAAACGAATGCTTGGTAAATAATGGCGGATGTTCCCATATCTGCAAAGACCTAGTTATAGGCTACGAGTGTGACTGTGCAGCTGGGTTTGAACTGATAGATAGGAAAACCTGTGGAG ATATTGATGAATGCCAAAATCCAGGAATCTGCAGTCAAATTTGTATCAACTTAAAAGGCGGTTACAAGTGTGAATGTAGTCGTGGCTATCAAATGGATCTTGCCACTGGCGTGTGCAAGGCAGTAG GCAAAGAGCCAAGTCTGATCTTCACTAATCGAAGAGACATCAGGAAGATTGGCTTAGAGAGGAAAGAATATATCCAACTAGTTGAACAGCTAAGAAACACTGTGGCTCTTGATGCTGACATTGCTGCTCAGAAACTATTCTGGGCTGATCTAAGCCAAAAGGCTATCTTCAG TGCCTCAATTGATGACAAGGTTGGTAGACATGTTAAAATGATCGACAATGTCTATAATCCTGCAGCCATTGCTGTTGATTGGGTGTACAAGACCATCTACTGGACTGATGCGGCTTCTAAGACTATTTCAGTAGCTACCCTAGATGGAACCAAGAGGAAGTTCCTGTTTAACTCTGATTTGCGAGAGCCTGCCTCCATAGCTGTGGACCCACTGTCTGG CTTTGTTTACTGGTCAGACTGGGGTGAACCAgctaaaatagaaaaagcagGAATGAATGGATTTGATAGACGTCCACTGGTGACAGTGGATATCCAGTGGCCTAACGGAATTACACTTG ACCTTATAAAAAGCCGCCTCTATTGGCTTGATTCTAAGTTGCACATGTTATCCAGCGTGGACTTGAATGGCCAAGATCGTAGGATAGTACTAAAGTCTCTGGAGTTCCTAGCTCACCCTCTTGCACTAACAATATTTGAG GATCATGTCTACTGGATAGATGGGGAAAACGAAGCAGTCTATGGTGCCAATAAATTCACTGGATCAGAGCTAGCCACTCTAGTCAACAACCTTAATGATGCCCAAGACATCATTGTCTATCATGAACTTGTACAGCCATCAG GTAAAAACTGGTGTGAAGAAGACATGGAGAATGGAGGATGTGAATACTTATGCCTGCCAGCACCACAGATTAATGATCACTCTCCAAAATATACCTGTTCCTGCCCCAATGGGTTCAATCTAGAGGAAAATGGCCGAGACTGCCAAA GGATCAATGTGACCACAGCAGTATCAGAGGTCAGTGTTCCCCCAAAAGGGACTTCTGCTGCATGGGCCATTCTTCCTCTCT TGCTCTTAGTGATGGCAGCAGTAGGTGGCTACTTGATGTGGCGGAATTGGCAACACAAGAACATGAAAAGCATGAACTTTGACAATCCTGTGTACTTGAAAACCACTGAAGAGGACCTCTCCATAGACATTGGTAGACACAGTGCTTCTGTTGGACACACATACCCAGCA ATATCAGTTGTAAGCACAGATGATGATCTAGCTTGA